One window from the genome of Paenibacillus azoreducens encodes:
- a CDS encoding LacI family DNA-binding transcriptional regulator has product MIEIATIKDIAELAQVSSATVSRVLNNDLSFNVPEETKNKVIEIAKKLNYRKTERKRKTKEQPDIKVGLLIWCSEQLEYSDPYYLSIRLGVERECLRRGIEIHRVFRWVEGSSQDMDLSDLNGMIAIGKVNTSFITNSKDPNLHVVSVDHISSDQCDAVVFDLEKAAKQAMEHLFELGHEKIGYIGGTSYVFSKDNKQHYIDERQQAYRFLMMERGWFRDKDLHTGGWGTDAGYQQMKYAIEQGDIPSAFLIASDPMAIGALRALDEFGLKVPEDVAIVSIDDIDIAQYVNPPLTTVKVLSEEMGTTAVKLLVDRIESGREAALHVTVPTKLVIRKSCGANS; this is encoded by the coding sequence GTGATTGAGATAGCTACCATTAAGGACATTGCCGAATTAGCGCAGGTATCGAGCGCGACTGTTTCCAGAGTGCTCAATAACGATCTTTCTTTTAATGTGCCGGAAGAGACAAAAAATAAAGTTATTGAAATTGCCAAGAAACTGAATTACCGCAAAACAGAGCGTAAGCGTAAAACTAAGGAGCAGCCTGATATTAAAGTGGGTCTCCTTATTTGGTGTTCGGAGCAGTTGGAGTACTCCGATCCGTATTACTTGTCTATCCGCCTCGGCGTGGAACGGGAGTGTCTCAGACGCGGAATAGAGATTCACAGAGTATTTCGCTGGGTCGAAGGTTCAAGTCAAGATATGGATTTATCCGATTTGAACGGTATGATCGCAATTGGAAAAGTAAACACTTCGTTTATTACGAATTCCAAGGACCCGAATTTGCATGTGGTTTCCGTGGATCATATTAGCTCCGATCAATGCGACGCCGTCGTGTTTGATTTGGAAAAGGCGGCAAAACAGGCAATGGAACATCTTTTTGAACTGGGTCATGAAAAAATCGGTTACATCGGAGGAACAAGTTACGTCTTCTCTAAAGATAATAAGCAGCATTATATTGATGAACGGCAACAAGCGTATCGTTTTCTAATGATGGAGAGAGGTTGGTTTCGGGACAAAGATCTCCATACAGGGGGATGGGGGACGGATGCGGGATATCAGCAAATGAAATATGCCATCGAACAAGGCGATATTCCTTCAGCCTTTCTAATTGCCAGCGACCCGATGGCTATCGGAGCGCTTCGAGCTTTGGATGAGTTCGGTTTAAAAGTTCCTGAGGATGTCGCAATCGTGAGTATCGACGACATAGATATAGCACAATATGTCAACCCTCCTTTAACGACAGTGAAAGTCCTGTCTGAAGAGATGGGGACGACCGCGGTAAAGCTTTTAGTAGACAGAATCGAAAGTGGTAGAGAAGCAGCACTTCACGTTACCGTTCCTACCAAGCTTGTTATCCGCAAAAGTTGCGGGGCTAATTCCTGA